Proteins encoded by one window of Chiroxiphia lanceolata isolate bChiLan1 chromosome 26, bChiLan1.pri, whole genome shotgun sequence:
- the RPL23 gene encoding 60S ribosomal protein L23: protein MSKRGRGGSSGAKFRISLGLPVGAVINCADNTGAKNLYIISVKGIKGRLNRLPAAGVGDMVMATVKKGKPELRKKVHPAVVIRQRKSYRRKDGVFLYFEDNAGVIVNNKGEMKGSAITGPVAKECADLWPRIASNAGSIA from the exons ATGTCGAAGCGAG GACGCGGAGGTTCGTCCGGGGCCAAGTTCCGCATCTCCCTGGGTCTCCCGGTGGGGGCCGTGATCAACTGCGCCGACAACACGG GGGCCAAGAACCTGTACATCATCTCCGTGAAGGGCATCAAGGGCCGGCTGAACCGGCTGCCGGCGGCCGGCGTGGGAGACATGGTGATGGCCACGGTGAAGAAGGGCAAGCCTGAGCTGAGGAAGAAGG tgcaCCCGGCCGTGGTGATCCGGCAGCGGAAATCCTACAGGAGGAAAGACGGGGTGTTCCTCTACTTCGAGGACAACGCAGGAGTGATTGTAAATAACAAAGGGGAAATGAAAG gctcGGCCATCACAGGCCCCGTGGCCAAGGAATGTGCGGATCTGTGGCCCAGGATCGCCTCCAACGCCGGGAGCATCGCCTGA
- the CWC25 gene encoding pre-mRNA-splicing factor CWC25 homolog isoform X1 — protein MGGGDLNLKKSWHPQTLRNVEKVWKAEQKHEAERRKIEELQRELQEERAREEMQRYAEDMGTLRKREEKLEWMYQGPGGMVNREEYLMGRPVDKFIFEKAEDKEAGCSSETGLLPGSIFAKSGANSVLDMANKIREDPLFMIRKREEEKKREVLNNPVKMKKIKALLQNSLDKKEKKKKKEKKKKHKKHRRRSSSSDSSSSEEERSKNKSQKRVDNFSWKPAPYKVPGYGLQVRDSEQSHRSRSSPGPGQDRAPHRPRDRSRSSSRSPQRHSSKRNLEQSGSRGSGSPSKHSKQHSSREEKGRARSPSPKKSYRRQHPPGYTRKLSPEELERKRQEMMENAKWREEERANNLRKHRKEEELERELEKLDARDGKFFHRLKLESASTSTLEDRVKRNIHSLQRTPAALEKNFMQR, from the exons ATGGGGGGGGGAGACCTG AACTTGAAGAAGAGCTGGCACCCCCAGACCCTGCGCAATGTGGAGAAGGTGTGGAAGGCGGAGCAGAAGCATGAGGCCGAGAGGAGGAAGATCGAGGAGCTGCAgcgggagctgcaggaggagcggGCGCGCGAGGAGATGCAGCGCTACGCCGAGGACATGGGCACGCTGCG gaaaagggaagagaagctgGAGTGGATGTACCAGGGCCCCGGGGGGATGGTGAACAGGGAGGAATATCTCATGGGGCGCCCTGTGGACAAGTTCATCTTCGAGAAGGCCGAGGACAAGGAGGCAGGGTGTTCCAGTGAGACTGGGCTGCTCCCAGGATCCATCTTTGCCAAGTCTGGGGCCAACTCCGTGCTGGACATGGCCAACAAAATCCGGGAGGACCCGCTGTTCATGATcag aaagagggaggaggaaaagaagagggaagTGTTGAATAACCCcgtgaaaatgaagaaaatcaaagCTTTG ctgcagaacagtttggataaaaaggagaagaagaagaagaaagagaagaagaagaagcacAAGAAGCACCGACGGCGCAGCTCCAGCAGCGACAGCTCCAGCAGTGAGGAggagagaagcaaaaataa GTCTCAGAAGAGGGTGGACAATTTCTCCTGGAAACCTGCTCCTTACAAAGTCCCAGGATATGGTTTGCAG GTGAGGGACTCAGAGCAGAGCCACAGGTCCCGGAGCTCCCCAGGGCCTGGCCAGGACAGGGCTCCCCACAGGCCCCGGGATCGCTCCCGGAGCTCCTCCCGCTCCCCCCAGAGACATTCCAGCAAGAGGAACTTGGAGCAATCCGGCTCCAGGGGCTCGGGATCTCCTTCCAAACACAGCAAACA GCACAGCAGTcgggaggagaaggggagagcCAGGAGCCCTTCCCCAAAAAAGAGCTACCGGCGCCAGCACCCCCCGGGTTACACCAG AAAGCTCTCCCCAGAGGAACTGGAGCGTAAACGGCAGGAAATGATGGAAAATGCCAagtggagggaagaggagagagcaAACAACCTCAGGAAAcacaggaaggaggaggagctggagcgaGAGCTGGAGAAACTCGACGCCAGGGATGGAAAGTTCTTCCA CCGTTTAAAGCTGGAGAGTGCCTCCACCTCCACCCTGGAGGACCGTGTGAAGAGGAACATCCACTCCCTGCAGAGAACTCCTGCTGCCTTGGAAAAGAACTTTATGCAGAGATGA
- the CWC25 gene encoding pre-mRNA-splicing factor CWC25 homolog isoform X2 — MYQGPGGMVNREEYLMGRPVDKFIFEKAEDKEAGCSSETGLLPGSIFAKSGANSVLDMANKIREDPLFMIRKREEEKKREVLNNPVKMKKIKALLQNSLDKKEKKKKKEKKKKHKKHRRRSSSSDSSSSEEERSKNKSQKRVDNFSWKPAPYKVPGYGLQVRDSEQSHRSRSSPGPGQDRAPHRPRDRSRSSSRSPQRHSSKRNLEQSGSRGSGSPSKHSKQHSSREEKGRARSPSPKKSYRRQHPPGYTRKLSPEELERKRQEMMENAKWREEERANNLRKHRKEEELERELEKLDARDGKFFHRLKLESASTSTLEDRVKRNIHSLQRTPAALEKNFMQR; from the exons ATGTACCAGGGCCCCGGGGGGATGGTGAACAGGGAGGAATATCTCATGGGGCGCCCTGTGGACAAGTTCATCTTCGAGAAGGCCGAGGACAAGGAGGCAGGGTGTTCCAGTGAGACTGGGCTGCTCCCAGGATCCATCTTTGCCAAGTCTGGGGCCAACTCCGTGCTGGACATGGCCAACAAAATCCGGGAGGACCCGCTGTTCATGATcag aaagagggaggaggaaaagaagagggaagTGTTGAATAACCCcgtgaaaatgaagaaaatcaaagCTTTG ctgcagaacagtttggataaaaaggagaagaagaagaagaaagagaagaagaagaagcacAAGAAGCACCGACGGCGCAGCTCCAGCAGCGACAGCTCCAGCAGTGAGGAggagagaagcaaaaataa GTCTCAGAAGAGGGTGGACAATTTCTCCTGGAAACCTGCTCCTTACAAAGTCCCAGGATATGGTTTGCAG GTGAGGGACTCAGAGCAGAGCCACAGGTCCCGGAGCTCCCCAGGGCCTGGCCAGGACAGGGCTCCCCACAGGCCCCGGGATCGCTCCCGGAGCTCCTCCCGCTCCCCCCAGAGACATTCCAGCAAGAGGAACTTGGAGCAATCCGGCTCCAGGGGCTCGGGATCTCCTTCCAAACACAGCAAACA GCACAGCAGTcgggaggagaaggggagagcCAGGAGCCCTTCCCCAAAAAAGAGCTACCGGCGCCAGCACCCCCCGGGTTACACCAG AAAGCTCTCCCCAGAGGAACTGGAGCGTAAACGGCAGGAAATGATGGAAAATGCCAagtggagggaagaggagagagcaAACAACCTCAGGAAAcacaggaaggaggaggagctggagcgaGAGCTGGAGAAACTCGACGCCAGGGATGGAAAGTTCTTCCA CCGTTTAAAGCTGGAGAGTGCCTCCACCTCCACCCTGGAGGACCGTGTGAAGAGGAACATCCACTCCCTGCAGAGAACTCCTGCTGCCTTGGAAAAGAACTTTATGCAGAGATGA